The stretch of DNA GCACCGCCTTTTCCTGTGTAAGATAATTTGGCTATGCTCCATACAGTTTATGTATTCAGGCAGTCTTGTCTCATAGATTCCTAACACACACATCAAGGAACTATGATAGGAAGAGGGGATCATTTTCTAATGAGATCATTTTTCCTGTGTCTGCAGATTCTTAGAGAAACATGACCTCTGCAAATGTCTCTTTGGTGACCGAATTCATTCTGGTAGGATTAAcagaccagcctgatctccaaatacccctgttctttgtgtttttagcAATGTATATCGTTACTGCATTGGGAAATTTGTGTTTGATAATTTTAATTGTACTAAACTCACACCTTCACACCCCAATGtactttttcctctttaatttgTCCTTCATAGACTTCTGCTATTCTTCTGTGTTCACGCCCAAAATGCTGATGAACTTTATATTAAGTAAGAATGTCATTTCTTATATGGGATGTATGACCCAGctctatttcttttgtttctttgtcatttCTGAATGTTACGTCCTGACATCAATGGCCTATGATCGCTATGTGGCCATATGTAATCCACTCTTGTACACTGTTGCCATGTCCCCTAAATTGTGTTTGAACCTTATGCTTGGTACATATGCAATGGCATTTTCCGGTGCCATGGCTCACACAGGCTTCATGCTCAGGCTGACCTTCTGTGATGCAAACACCATCAATCACTACTTCTGTGACCTCCTCCCTGTGATGCAGCTCTCCTGCACCAACACCTATGCCAATGAATTGGAGGTTTTCATTGTGGTGGGCATCAACATCAT from Onychomys torridus chromosome 7, mOncTor1.1, whole genome shotgun sequence encodes:
- the LOC118587268 gene encoding olfactory receptor 8B3-like — its product is MTSANVSLVTEFILVGLTDQPDLQIPLFFVFLAMYIVTALGNLCLIILIVLNSHLHTPMYFFLFNLSFIDFCYSSVFTPKMLMNFILSKNVISYMGCMTQLYFFCFFVISECYVLTSMAYDRYVAICNPLLYTVAMSPKLCLNLMLGTYAMAFSGAMAHTGFMLRLTFCDANTINHYFCDLLPVMQLSCTNTYANELEVFIVVGINIIVPSITIFISYGFIVSSICHIKSAEGRSKAFSTCSSHIIAVSLFFGSGAFMYLKPSSAGSMNKGKVSSVFYTNVVPMLNPLIYSLRNKDVKMALRKIPRNWKF